A stretch of the Capsicum annuum cultivar UCD-10X-F1 chromosome 8, UCD10Xv1.1, whole genome shotgun sequence genome encodes the following:
- the LOC107839638 gene encoding malignant T-cell-amplified sequence 1 homolog has protein sequence MVQESDHQGRTQNLRSLSFLTTRRARTQRNRKGVKIYQFIALNPFSLTQNQAVKMFKKFSTEEVSGQNQVKASVQRKIRQSIAEEYPLLEPVLEDLLPKKSPLIVAKCQNHLNLVVVNNVPLFFNIRDGPYMPTLRLLHQYPNIMKKLQVDRGAIKFVLSGANIMCPGLTSPGGALDLEVGAETPVAIMAEGKQHALAIGFTKMSAIDIKAINKGIGVDNMHYLNDGLWKMERLD, from the exons ATGGTGCAAGAATCTGATCATCAGGGTCGAACTCAGAATCTGAGATCCCTTAGCTTTCTTACAACGCGGCGCGCGCGTACACAGAGAAACAGGAAAGGTGTCAAAATTTATCAATTCATCGCCTTAAACCCTTTTTCTCTCACTCAGAATCAGGCCGTGAAAATGTTCAAGAA GTTTTCAACTGAAGAAGTGTCTGGACAAAATCAAGTCAAGGCATCTGTGCAGCGTAAAATTCGTCAAAGCATTGCGGAAGAG TACCCATTACTAGAGCCAGTGTTGGAAGATTTGCTTCCAAAGAAGTCTCCGCTCATTGTTGCAAAATG TCAAAATCATCTGAATCTAGTTGTGGTAAACAATGTACCTCTGTTTTTCAACATACGTGATGGGCCTTATATGCCTACTTTACGTCTTCTGCATCAAT AtccaaatataatgaaaaaactCCAAGTTGACAGGGGCGCTATTAAATTTGTCCTCTCTGGAGCCAACATAATGTGTCCGGGCCTTACTTCTCCTGGGGGTGCTTTGGATCTTGAAGTGGGAGCAGAAACTCCTGTG GCTATTATGGCTGAAGGGAAGCAACATGCTCTAGCTATTGGCTTTACAAAGATGTCGGCAATCGACAT AAAGGCAATCAACAAGGGAATTGGTGTGGATAACATGCATTATCTTAATGATGGCCTCTGGAAG ATGGAACGACTGGATTGA
- the LOC107839639 gene encoding 60S ribosomal protein L18-2: MGIDLKAGGKSKKTKRTAPKSDDVYLKLLVKLYRFLVRRTGSKFNAVILKRLFMSKTNKPPLSLSRLISFAKGKEDKTVAIVGTITDDVRAYEVPKLKVCALRFTKTARARIEKAGGECLTFDQLALRAPLGQNTLLLRGPKNAREAVKHFGPAPGVPHSHSKPYVRSKGRKFERARGKRKSRGYKV; encoded by the exons ATGGGTATCGATTTGAAGGCCGGAGGTAAGAGTAAGAAGACCAAACGTACTGCTCCTAAGTCCGATGATGTTTACCTTAAGCTCCTCGTCAAG CTTTACCGATTTTTGGTGAGGAGGACCGGAAGCAAATTCAATGCAGTGATTCTCAAGCGCCTCTTTATGAGCAAGACCAACAAACCTCCACTTTCTCTCTCGAGATTGATTTCTTTTGCCAAAGGAAAG GAGGACAAGACTGTTGCCATTGTGGGTACTATTACCGACGATGTTAGGGCGTATGAAGTTCCTAAGTTGAAGGTGTGTGCCTTGAGGTTCACAAAGACAGCCAGGGCAAGGATTGAGAAGGCTGGTGGTGAGTGTTTGACATTCGATCAGTTGGCTCTCAGGGCTCCACTTGGCCAGAACACG CTTCTCCTCAGAGGTCCTAAGAATGCACGTGAAGCAGTGAAGCACTTTGGTCCAGCTCCTGGTGTTCCGCACAGCCACTCCAAGCCATATGTGCGTTCCAAGGGACGAAAGTTTGAGAGAGCTAGAGGAAAGAGAAAGAGCAGGGGTTACAAGGTTTAA